In candidate division WOR-3 bacterium, one genomic interval encodes:
- a CDS encoding AAA family ATPase, which produces MRFDRFTQKAQEAIALAQEILDEYNHQELDVEHIFLALLRQEDGLVPKILRKMDIMPDVIQRRLESILDFRPKVYGAATAQIYITPRTKKLISLAQAEAQRMKDEYVGTEHLFLAIAEETEGETVKILREFAITKEKIYQALQIIRGSQRVTDQDAESKYMALERYARDITALAKQGKLDPVIGRDNEIKRVIQILSRRTKNNPVLIGEAGVGKTAIVEGLAQRIVEKNVPEILKDKRILALDMGALVAGSKFRGEFEERLKAVMDEIRKGKGEIILFIDELHTIVGAGAAEGAIDASNMLKPALARGELQCIGATTLNEYRKHIEKDAALERRFAPVYVGEPSIEDSIKILQGLKSRYESHHGVIIDDSAINAAVKLSHRYLTERHLPDKAIDLIDEACARARIEIYSMPEELKEMEKRLEQLTEEGKRAVEMRNYELAAKLRDETETLQKEYRKKKNEWMKQRGIDDRVTEEDIAEIISSWTGIPVSRMLESEMDKLLKMEERIHERLVDQEDAVVAVSDAIRRSRAGLKDPKRPIGSFIFLGPTGVGKTELAKALAEFLFDTEDAMVRIDMTEYQEKHTVSRLIGAPPGYVGYEEGGQLTEAVRRRPYRVILFDEFEKAHPDVFNVLLQLLDDGRLTDGQGRTVDFKNTIVIMTSNLGSEIITENLKNGKFDYEQTKREVYRVLERSVKPEFLNRIDEVIVFKPLGFEEIKGIVERELKKVGKNVAEFGYNIEFTEKVKDFLAHEGFDPVYGARPLRRAIQRLIENPLSKKIIAGEFAKNSTIKVDMERGEVVFKK; this is translated from the coding sequence ATGAGATTTGATAGATTTACACAAAAAGCCCAAGAAGCGATTGCCCTCGCCCAGGAGATCCTTGATGAGTATAATCATCAGGAACTGGATGTTGAGCATATTTTTTTGGCGCTTTTAAGACAAGAAGATGGACTGGTTCCAAAGATCTTGCGAAAGATGGATATCATGCCGGATGTGATTCAGCGTCGCCTCGAATCCATACTGGATTTCAGACCGAAAGTGTATGGCGCTGCCACTGCCCAGATCTATATTACCCCCCGGACAAAGAAATTGATCTCCTTGGCACAGGCCGAAGCCCAGCGGATGAAGGATGAGTATGTGGGAACCGAGCATTTATTTTTAGCTATCGCCGAAGAGACCGAAGGGGAGACTGTTAAGATATTGCGCGAATTCGCGATCACCAAGGAGAAGATCTATCAGGCATTACAGATTATCCGTGGTTCCCAACGAGTTACTGACCAGGATGCGGAGAGTAAATACATGGCACTCGAGCGCTACGCCCGGGATATCACCGCCCTGGCAAAGCAAGGGAAATTAGACCCAGTTATTGGCCGTGATAATGAGATAAAAAGAGTGATACAAATTTTATCCCGAAGAACCAAAAATAACCCGGTGCTCATCGGCGAAGCTGGTGTGGGCAAAACTGCGATTGTGGAAGGACTCGCCCAGCGTATTGTGGAGAAGAATGTTCCAGAGATATTAAAAGATAAAAGAATCCTGGCGCTGGATATGGGGGCACTCGTTGCCGGGTCTAAATTCCGGGGCGAATTTGAAGAGCGGTTAAAAGCGGTAATGGACGAGATAAGAAAAGGTAAAGGTGAGATAATTTTATTCATTGATGAATTACACACGATCGTTGGAGCCGGGGCTGCGGAGGGAGCGATAGATGCCTCCAACATGCTCAAGCCCGCATTGGCAAGGGGTGAATTACAGTGCATTGGTGCCACGACTTTGAACGAATATCGCAAACATATTGAAAAGGATGCAGCATTGGAGAGACGTTTTGCCCCGGTTTATGTCGGCGAGCCATCAATTGAGGATAGTATCAAAATACTCCAGGGACTGAAGAGCCGTTATGAATCCCATCACGGTGTGATCATTGACGATTCGGCAATAAATGCCGCCGTGAAACTTTCCCATCGCTATCTCACCGAACGACATCTTCCGGATAAGGCGATTGACCTGATTGATGAGGCCTGTGCTCGAGCCCGGATTGAGATATATTCAATGCCTGAGGAATTAAAGGAGATGGAAAAGCGTTTGGAGCAACTGACTGAAGAGGGGAAAAGGGCGGTAGAAATGCGCAATTACGAACTGGCCGCAAAACTCCGCGATGAAACCGAGACACTCCAAAAAGAATACCGGAAAAAGAAAAATGAATGGATGAAACAAAGAGGGATTGATGACCGCGTGACTGAAGAGGATATTGCCGAAATCATTTCTTCCTGGACCGGAATTCCAGTCTCCCGAATGTTGGAATCAGAGATGGATAAGTTGTTAAAAATGGAAGAACGTATTCATGAACGACTGGTGGACCAGGAAGATGCAGTGGTGGCAGTGAGTGATGCAATCCGGCGTTCCCGGGCTGGTTTGAAAGATCCTAAACGGCCGATCGGTTCATTCATATTCTTAGGACCTACCGGCGTAGGTAAAACTGAACTCGCAAAAGCCCTTGCCGAATTTCTTTTTGATACTGAAGATGCCATGGTGAGGATTGACATGACCGAATATCAGGAAAAACATACTGTTTCCCGATTGATTGGTGCCCCACCTGGCTATGTGGGTTATGAAGAAGGTGGACAATTGACCGAAGCGGTAAGACGCCGACCATATCGGGTGATATTATTTGATGAATTTGAGAAAGCCCATCCAGATGTCTTTAATGTTTTACTTCAGTTATTGGATGATGGCCGTTTAACGGATGGGCAGGGGCGGACCGTGGATTTTAAAAATACAATTGTGATCATGACCTCTAATTTAGGGAGTGAGATAATTACTGAAAATTTGAAGAATGGTAAATTTGATTATGAACAAACCAAGAGAGAAGTCTATCGGGTTTTAGAGCGGAGTGTCAAGCCTGAATTTTTGAACCGGATCGATGAAGTGATTGTTTTTAAACCATTGGGTTTTGAGGAGATAAAAGGGATTGTGGAGCGGGAGTTGAAAAAGGTTGGTAAGAATGTTGCCGAGTTTGGCTATAATATTGAATTCACAGAGAAGGTTAAAGATTTTCTCGCCCATGAAGGATTTGACCCGGTATATGGTGCAAGACCCTTGCGTCGGGCGATTCAACGATTGATTGAAAACCCACTTTCAAAAAAGATAATCGCCGGCGAATTTGCCAAAAACAGTACGATCAAAGTAGATATGGAGAGGGGAGAGGTTGTTTTTAAGAAATAA
- a CDS encoding decaprenyl-phosphate phosphoribosyltransferase produces MIRDYAKLLRPEQWVKNIFLFAGVIFSREFYDLEKVLTAGAGFVIFSLLSSTGYIINDLLDYRYDREIPTKKGRPIASGKIKIIPALICAAVIGTVALYLAHQITQKFFGVALCYIGLSIGYSLVFKSLVILDVLVVAIGYVLRSIAGAVIINVEISSWLILCTFLIALFIILAKRKSEMLLLGVEANRHRRVLFHYSVDMLNHMINITISACIVSYCIYTLAPETVHKFNTRNLIITIPFVIYGMFRYLYIIEKKTGADIPNQALLNDPPLIINFLLWIGTCILILSF; encoded by the coding sequence TTGATCAGAGATTATGCAAAATTGCTCCGTCCCGAACAATGGGTGAAAAATATCTTTTTATTTGCCGGTGTGATCTTCAGCAGGGAGTTTTATGATTTAGAAAAGGTTCTCACCGCCGGCGCCGGCTTTGTAATTTTTTCTTTGTTAAGTAGTACCGGTTATATCATCAATGATCTTTTGGATTACCGGTATGACCGGGAGATACCAACCAAGAAAGGCCGTCCTATCGCCTCAGGAAAAATAAAGATTATCCCCGCGCTAATCTGCGCCGCTGTCATCGGTACCGTTGCACTCTATCTCGCCCACCAGATTACTCAAAAATTTTTTGGGGTTGCCTTATGCTACATAGGTTTGAGCATCGGTTACTCTTTAGTATTTAAATCTTTGGTGATTCTTGATGTATTGGTGGTAGCGATTGGATATGTTTTGAGATCTATAGCCGGTGCTGTAATCATCAATGTTGAAATATCTTCTTGGTTAATCCTCTGCACTTTTTTGATTGCACTCTTCATCATTTTGGCTAAGAGAAAATCAGAAATGTTACTGCTGGGTGTTGAAGCCAACCGCCACCGGCGCGTTTTATTTCATTACTCCGTAGATATGTTGAACCACATGATCAATATTACCATCTCCGCTTGTATTGTATCATATTGTATTTACACGCTTGCACCTGAGACAGTGCATAAATTTAACACCCGTAATTTGATTATTACCATCCCCTTTGTTATCTATGGCATGTTTCGCTATCTTTATATCATTGAGAAAAAAACTGGCGCCGATATCCCCAATCAGGCATTGTTAAATGACCCCCCACTGATTATCAATTTTCTTCTCTGGATTGGAACCTGCATTTTAATTTTGTCTTTCTAA
- a CDS encoding TldD/PmbA family protein: protein MIEKKQAKKIIDYVLKESKADQTEIVIFDFDSALTRYANNYIHQNVQEANTGVHIRVALGKKIGSSYTNSIDFQRIKETLHWAETIARFQVDNPYFDSLPAIKPTAYKRLIHFDKKTAQMSPDKRAEIVKMIISVARENNLTCYGSVSNGTTTIAIGNSQGVFAYDQGSDIFCNIVMATENSTGYVQGGAKSLIDMDFKKMAKLAAEKALKSRNPVELTPGKYTTIFEPLAVSDLISYLAYYAFNGKAYEEKRSFLCGKLSTKIVDERITIVDDPFYRKGFITPFDFEGIPKRRLVLIEKGVAKNVVYDSLTAAMAKKKSTGHALMYPNPFGPVPLHLVMRGGDSSLGEMIKTTKKGILITRLHYTNVIDPYKLVFTGMTRDGTFLIEDGQIIHGIKNLRFTENIFEALNRVEAISRNTFFIADEPGYGARMPRGMVVPALKIKDFTFTSATEF from the coding sequence ATGATTGAGAAAAAGCAGGCAAAGAAAATCATTGATTATGTTTTAAAAGAATCAAAAGCCGATCAGACCGAAATTGTGATATTTGATTTTGATTCGGCGTTAACCCGGTATGCAAACAATTATATTCACCAGAATGTTCAGGAAGCAAATACGGGAGTCCATATCCGTGTCGCTTTGGGCAAAAAGATTGGTTCTTCATACACAAATTCGATCGATTTCCAGCGTATTAAGGAGACGCTACACTGGGCCGAAACCATTGCCCGTTTCCAGGTGGATAACCCATATTTTGATTCCTTACCTGCAATTAAACCCACTGCCTATAAACGTTTGATCCATTTTGATAAAAAGACTGCCCAGATGTCGCCGGATAAAAGAGCAGAGATTGTAAAGATGATCATCAGCGTAGCTCGGGAGAATAATCTCACCTGTTATGGTTCAGTTTCCAATGGAACCACCACGATTGCTATTGGTAATTCCCAGGGGGTCTTCGCGTATGATCAGGGGAGCGATATTTTCTGTAATATTGTCATGGCTACAGAAAATTCTACCGGGTATGTCCAGGGGGGTGCCAAAAGCTTAATAGATATGGATTTTAAAAAAATGGCAAAACTTGCGGCTGAAAAGGCATTGAAATCCAGAAATCCGGTAGAACTCACCCCGGGAAAGTACACGACTATCTTTGAACCACTGGCAGTAAGTGACTTGATAAGTTATCTGGCTTACTATGCCTTCAATGGTAAAGCCTATGAAGAGAAACGTTCGTTTCTCTGTGGGAAACTGTCGACAAAAATCGTTGATGAGCGGATAACGATTGTTGATGACCCATTTTATCGAAAAGGGTTTATAACCCCCTTTGATTTTGAAGGTATTCCCAAAAGAAGACTCGTCTTGATTGAAAAAGGTGTAGCAAAGAACGTGGTTTATGATTCTTTGACCGCGGCAATGGCAAAGAAAAAGAGCACGGGCCATGCTCTGATGTATCCCAATCCTTTTGGTCCAGTTCCTCTCCACCTTGTGATGAGGGGGGGTGATAGTTCTCTAGGAGAGATGATTAAAACGACCAAAAAGGGGATTCTCATCACCCGACTCCATTATACCAATGTTATTGACCCTTATAAACTGGTTTTCACCGGCATGACCCGTGATGGCACATTTTTGATTGAAGATGGGCAAATCATCCATGGGATAAAAAATCTGCGGTTTACGGAAAATATTTTTGAGGCCCTGAATCGAGTTGAGGCGATATCCCGGAATACCTTCTTTATCGCGGATGAACCGGGTTACGGTGCACGGATGCCCCGTGGAATGGTGGTGCCGGCGTTAAAGATAAAAGATTTCACATTCACCAGCGCCACGGAATTTTGA
- a CDS encoding response regulator produces the protein MEQKKFKILVVDDEITICKSIASALEDFDYIVDIALSGEEATVKHNTNRYDLIVADLMMPDITGLELLKRVKAITPDVQFILITGFPSIKTAVEAIKFGAFDYIPKPFTPEELRSLVQRALESSLKDKIALKPIPSGYYCIVDNSWAKIEDDGNVKIGAHEKLVKSIKEIAMLELPGLGEMRYQGEACVRINTSTKQVYRVWTPVSGKVIRVNQDLHRNYSELITDPYGRGWLIVIQPTNLEADLKNLTKY, from the coding sequence ATGGAACAAAAAAAATTTAAAATTTTAGTGGTTGATGATGAGATAACGATTTGCAAAAGCATAGCGAGTGCCCTTGAAGATTTTGATTATATTGTTGATATCGCATTGAGCGGTGAGGAAGCTACAGTTAAACATAATACCAACCGTTATGACTTAATTGTTGCCGATTTGATGATGCCGGACATCACAGGGCTTGAACTCTTAAAAAGGGTTAAAGCCATAACACCCGATGTTCAATTCATTCTCATTACCGGATTTCCTTCAATAAAAACTGCCGTAGAAGCGATTAAATTCGGGGCATTTGATTATATACCAAAGCCGTTCACTCCGGAAGAATTAAGAAGTCTGGTGCAACGAGCCCTTGAATCTTCTCTAAAAGATAAGATTGCATTGAAGCCCATTCCATCCGGCTATTATTGTATCGTGGATAATTCGTGGGCTAAAATTGAAGATGATGGTAATGTTAAAATCGGTGCACATGAAAAACTGGTCAAAAGCATTAAAGAAATTGCAATGCTGGAGTTACCCGGCCTTGGGGAAATGAGATATCAGGGAGAGGCCTGCGTCCGGATAAATACAAGTACAAAACAGGTTTACCGAGTATGGACTCCGGTATCGGGAAAGGTGATAAGAGTTAACCAAGATTTACACAGAAACTATAGCGAATTGATAACCGATCCATATGGTAGGGGCTGGTTAATAGTTATCCAGCCAACGAACTTAGAAGCCGATTTGAAAAATCTAACCAAATATTAA
- a CDS encoding cache domain-containing protein, protein MKHKFLPLQTKLIFSFSTVIVIGIFLSTFTGIQLIGNTIVAQGQEKVKLDLNTAREVLEEEGRTIKNIIRLTAGRYFVKDALVKKNRFFLLKELRKVKEDENLDILNITDHNGRVIIRAENPGYYDDYPENEILKMVLEKKESIYGVMIISEEELKKESEKLSQRAKIKILPTPKAKPRPDTLETAGLIIIAGAPVFDDNNNLIGVVYGGRLLNRNFEIVDKIKDIVYKDERFRGKEIGTATIFLKDLRITTNVRDISGERAIGTRVSEEVYNQVLITGKPWIGRAFVVNDWFITAYEPIRDINDKIVGILYVGMLEAPYVYLRNRVVSIFILIALSSIVALAIISFFTVKRITKPINELYQLTKRVSKGDLAARARITSDDELGELISSFNQMVESLQQATEGYVSLTRTLEQKVQEKTKELEKAMEQLVQNEKLSAIGRLAAGIAHEINNPLTAILINSHLIKEKMKEDSKLREKLDMIIDETQRCAKIVSGLLEFSRQTPPEMKLISINEIINKTLILFESVFLANNIKVEIDLDKNLPPIMADESKIKQVLTNILLNSIDAMPNGGNLKICSQSSGDDRFVEIVITDSGIGIPRENLDRIFDPFFTTKKSKGTGLGLSISYGIIQQHNGSIEVQSEVNKGTTVKIKLPKLGD, encoded by the coding sequence ATGAAACATAAATTTCTCCCATTACAGACGAAATTGATTTTTAGTTTTTCAACAGTAATAGTTATTGGCATATTTCTCTCTACTTTTACTGGGATTCAACTAATTGGAAATACAATCGTTGCTCAAGGACAAGAAAAGGTCAAACTTGATCTGAATACCGCCCGAGAAGTTCTGGAAGAGGAAGGCAGGACTATAAAGAATATCATCCGGCTAACGGCTGGCCGATATTTTGTGAAAGATGCACTGGTCAAAAAAAATCGGTTTTTCTTATTAAAGGAGTTGAGGAAGGTTAAAGAAGATGAAAATCTTGATATATTGAACATCACCGATCACAATGGACGAGTCATCATCCGGGCGGAAAATCCTGGATATTATGACGATTATCCCGAAAATGAGATATTAAAAATGGTTTTGGAAAAAAAGGAAAGTATTTATGGAGTAATGATTATATCGGAAGAGGAGTTGAAAAAAGAAAGTGAAAAACTGTCCCAACGTGCAAAAATCAAAATTCTCCCAACCCCCAAGGCCAAACCTCGCCCTGACACCCTCGAGACGGCTGGTTTGATAATCATTGCGGGAGCACCAGTTTTTGATGATAACAATAATCTAATCGGAGTGGTGTATGGCGGTAGATTATTAAATAGAAATTTTGAGATAGTTGATAAAATCAAGGACATTGTTTACAAAGACGAACGCTTCCGGGGCAAGGAGATTGGAACTGCCACCATATTTTTGAAAGACTTAAGAATAACTACCAATGTTCGTGATATCTCGGGAGAGAGGGCGATTGGAACCAGAGTTTCTGAGGAGGTATACAATCAGGTTCTCATCACTGGGAAACCTTGGATTGGCCGAGCATTTGTCGTAAATGATTGGTTTATAACTGCCTATGAACCAATCCGGGATATCAACGATAAAATTGTCGGGATTTTATATGTGGGGATGCTTGAGGCACCTTATGTTTATTTAAGAAACCGGGTGGTTTCAATCTTCATCCTTATTGCACTCTCCAGCATTGTCGCCTTGGCAATTATCTCTTTCTTCACGGTAAAGCGTATAACAAAACCAATAAATGAATTGTATCAGCTAACAAAAAGGGTATCAAAAGGAGACCTGGCAGCGCGGGCAAGGATTACCTCTGACGATGAGCTCGGTGAACTTATTTCATCTTTCAATCAAATGGTCGAATCTCTGCAGCAAGCCACCGAAGGGTATGTCAGTCTGACGCGAACCCTTGAACAAAAAGTGCAGGAAAAGACGAAAGAATTAGAGAAGGCAATGGAACAATTAGTCCAAAATGAAAAGTTATCCGCAATTGGTCGGCTTGCCGCCGGTATTGCCCATGAAATCAACAACCCTCTCACCGCGATTCTCATAAATAGTCATCTGATTAAAGAAAAGATGAAAGAAGATTCTAAATTAAGGGAAAAACTTGATATGATTATTGACGAAACCCAGCGGTGTGCAAAGATTGTTAGTGGGTTGTTAGAGTTCTCACGTCAGACCCCACCTGAGATGAAACTAATTTCAATAAATGAAATTATTAATAAGACCTTAATTCTTTTTGAAAGCGTTTTCCTTGCTAATAATATAAAAGTGGAAATCGATCTCGATAAAAATCTCCCCCCAATTATGGCGGATGAGAGTAAAATCAAACAGGTATTGACGAATATCTTATTAAATTCAATCGATGCAATGCCTAACGGAGGAAATCTAAAAATTTGCTCTCAGTCGTCGGGTGATGATAGATTTGTTGAAATAGTTATTACAGATTCAGGTATTGGTATCCCAAGAGAAAATTTAGACCGGATATTTGATCCATTCTTCACCACTAAAAAATCCAAAGGAACAGGACTGGGGCTTTCGATAAGTTACGGTATTATCCAGCAACACAATGGTAGCATTGAAGTTCAAAGCGAAGTCAATAAAGGAACAACCGTTAAAATAAAATTACCAAAATTAGGAGATTGA
- a CDS encoding ATP-binding protein has product MIFGIINNQHTLFALFQEEARSFLSLIALAQENSIFAEGELENKVTENLLNIIYYINETGLNKENIDRLRRNFNLSSLLIYEPARKKIILTSGMPHEIDYQKFQENEKVTYHYFSVLGEHYIRLIYRGERFIYQIELSAEEVKKFSQSYGIGKILTELAVNPAISYIALQDLKGIIFATPGVKALPRIENDAVLLKTYQTGEEVTRIIKYNNKKILEIVRPFTVEKETVGLFRIGMNLDRYHQYVKDTYIQLGIIFLILLAGGIALFTVFIRQQSYQIREQFFTQLLGSIAEGILLTDEKGKIKGVNRMFTKITGIPETDLLNQQYEKIFLQDEFSVKLVRETGKFVEEEKEIYQKVIKYATYPLYLSGQIFTGTISIVNDLTHMRAIEKEQQEKERLSLLGNLVANFAHEIRNPLNGLAIAAQRLQIEFPSSDATYNQLLTALIREIDALNRVVSDFLSLARPQIKIKQDFDLSQLVKELSCFIKEQAKAKGVKYSEIIDENIILKGNPEELRRAIINLLLNALEAVTSGSILEPEIRIELRKGRKNIKIRIMDNGPGIPPPLLKKIFEPYFTTKKGGTGLGLYIAQKIIHDHNGAINVQNKKGGGTVFTILLPFSEIKN; this is encoded by the coding sequence TTGATTTTCGGAATTATCAATAACCAGCATACTCTTTTCGCTCTTTTTCAGGAAGAGGCTCGTTCTTTCTTGAGTTTAATTGCGCTTGCCCAGGAAAATTCAATTTTTGCCGAAGGGGAACTTGAAAATAAGGTTACGGAGAATTTGCTTAACATTATTTACTATATCAACGAAACCGGTCTGAATAAAGAAAACATTGACCGCCTCCGGCGTAATTTTAATCTTAGCTCGTTACTCATTTATGAGCCTGCACGAAAAAAAATCATTCTAACCTCGGGCATGCCCCACGAGATTGATTATCAAAAATTTCAAGAGAATGAAAAAGTTACTTATCATTATTTTTCTGTTTTAGGTGAGCACTATATCCGTCTCATCTATCGCGGTGAGCGGTTTATTTATCAAATTGAATTATCCGCGGAAGAAGTCAAAAAATTCAGTCAGAGTTACGGTATCGGAAAAATTCTTACTGAACTGGCAGTAAATCCTGCAATAAGTTATATTGCGCTCCAGGATTTAAAAGGGATTATATTTGCCACCCCTGGGGTCAAGGCCTTACCACGAATTGAGAACGATGCCGTTCTTTTAAAGACATATCAGACCGGTGAAGAAGTCACGCGAATAATAAAATACAACAATAAAAAGATTTTAGAAATTGTCCGCCCCTTTACCGTAGAAAAGGAAACTGTAGGGTTATTCCGGATTGGGATGAATCTTGATAGATATCACCAATATGTTAAGGATACCTATATCCAGTTGGGGATTATTTTTTTAATATTACTGGCGGGCGGTATCGCCCTTTTTACGGTGTTTATCCGACAGCAAAGTTATCAAATTCGTGAGCAGTTCTTTACCCAACTCCTTGGTTCCATTGCCGAAGGCATTTTGCTCACTGACGAAAAAGGAAAAATAAAAGGTGTCAATAGAATGTTCACTAAAATAACCGGTATACCAGAAACAGATTTATTAAATCAACAATATGAAAAAATATTTTTGCAGGATGAATTTTCTGTTAAACTGGTGCGGGAAACGGGTAAGTTTGTTGAGGAAGAGAAAGAGATTTATCAAAAGGTAATAAAATATGCCACCTATCCATTATATCTTTCCGGGCAGATATTTACCGGCACGATATCTATTGTGAATGATCTTACCCATATGCGCGCAATAGAAAAGGAACAGCAGGAGAAAGAACGGTTAAGTTTACTGGGCAATCTGGTGGCAAATTTTGCCCATGAGATAAGAAATCCCCTCAATGGTTTAGCAATTGCTGCCCAGCGCCTCCAGATAGAATTTCCGTCTTCTGATGCAACATACAACCAGCTCCTTACTGCGTTAATAAGAGAAATTGATGCTCTCAACCGGGTAGTCAGCGACTTTCTTTCGCTGGCGCGTCCGCAAATAAAGATAAAACAGGATTTTGATTTGAGTCAACTGGTCAAAGAGCTCAGTTGCTTTATAAAGGAGCAGGCTAAAGCAAAGGGTGTAAAATACAGTGAAATAATTGATGAGAATATAATTTTAAAAGGAAATCCAGAAGAACTCCGGCGTGCAATTATAAATTTGCTCTTAAACGCTCTTGAAGCAGTTACTTCTGGTTCGATTTTGGAACCCGAAATCCGTATTGAATTAAGAAAGGGCAGAAAAAATATTAAGATTCGGATAATGGATAATGGCCCGGGGATTCCACCTCCGTTATTAAAAAAGATATTTGAACCCTATTTCACTACCAAAAAAGGAGGAACAGGCTTGGGTTTGTATATCGCCCAAAAAATTATTCACGACCATAACGGAGCGATAAATGTGCAAAACAAAAAAGGAGGGGGCACAGTTTTTACCATTCTCTTGCCCTTTTCAGAAATAAAAAATTAG